The proteins below come from a single Papaver somniferum cultivar HN1 chromosome 11, ASM357369v1, whole genome shotgun sequence genomic window:
- the LOC113322298 gene encoding dual specificity protein phosphatase 12-like isoform X2 — MPYLVRERLFIGNINDSAEILQDDNTEFKFIVSLLNSTSISFFTEWRPSITINAKEIRKVFVGGSENASSTSQDDDSLGGKSQKLLYSLENAGKDLKLVRMAVPVRDMESENLLDYLEVCLDFIEDSRKQGSVLVHCFAGVSRSAAIVTAYLMRSEQLSQEDALESLRKSCEFVCPNDGFLDQLKMFEEMGFKINRASTIYKRFQLKVMGDSYNRGERIDSSKFGVDPGLPTSTISSEVSTSSEEAKRMPAYRCKKCRRIVAQEENLVGHEPGEGESCFEWKKRKNSKSSKTYDEHECSSIFVEPLQWMKSEIRICSSRSKKAFSLAFKCIRQSVVFQSGA, encoded by the exons ATGCCGTATTTGGTTAGAGAACGTCTTTTTATTGGTAATATTAATGACTCTGCTGAGATTCTTCAAGATGACAACACTGAGTTCAAATTTATTGTCTCTCTTCTTAACTCAACTTCGATATCGTTTTTCACTGAATGGCGGCCTTCTATTACTATAAATGCAAAAGAAATCAGGAAAGTGTTTGTTGGTGGTTCTGAAAATGCTTCTTCAACTTCTCAAGATGATGATAGTTTAGGTGGTAAATCACAAAAACTTTTGTATTCACTTGAAAATGCTGGAAAGGATTTGAAATTGGTGAGAATGGCAGTTCCAGTGAGAGATATGGAGAGTGAGAATTTATTGGATTATTTGGAGGTATGTTTGGATTTTATTGAGGACAGTAGAAAACAAGGATCTGTCTTAGTTCATTGCTTCGCAGGCGTATCGCGAAG CGCAGCTATTGTTACAGCATACCTGATGAGAAGTGAACAATTATCTCAGGAAG ATGCGCTTGAGTCTTTAAGAAAAAGCTGTGAGTTTGTTTGCCCCAATGATGGCTTTCTGGATCAG TTAAAAATGTTCGAAGAGATGGGTTTCAAAATTAATCGTGCAAGTACCATATACAAGCGATTTCAACTGAAAGTGATGG GCGATTCGTACAACAGAGGTGAGAGGATAGACAGTTCAAAATTTGGTGTCGATCCTGGGTTACCCACATCAACCATTTCTTCTGAGGTCTCCACATCTTCAGAAGAAGCAAAGCGAATGCCTGCTTACCGGTGCAAAAAGTGCAGGAGAATTGTTGCACAAGAAGAGAATCTAGTAGGGCATGAACCTGGAGAGGGTGAGTCATGCTTTGAGTGGAAAAAGCGTAAAAACTCCAAGTCATCAAAAACATATGATGAGCATGAGTGCTCTTCCATCTTTGTTGAGCCCCTGCAATGGATGAAGTCAG AAATTCGCATCTGTTCTTCTCGCTCCAAGAAGGCTTTTAGTTTGGCATTCAAGTGCATCAGACAATCAGTTGTGTTCCAATCTGGCGCTTGA
- the LOC113322298 gene encoding dual specificity protein phosphatase 12-like isoform X1, with product MPYLVRERLFIGNINDSAEILQDDNTEFKFIVSLLNSTSISFFTEWRPSITINAKEIRKVFVGGSENASSTSQDDDSLGGKSQKLLYSLENAGKDLKLVRMAVPVRDMESENLLDYLEVCLDFIEDSRKQGSVLVHCFAGVSRSAAIVTAYLMRSEQLSQEDALESLRKSCEFVCPNDGFLDQLKMFEEMGFKINRASTIYKRFQLKVMGDSYNRGERIDSSKFGVDPGLPTSTISSEVSTSSEEAKRMPAYRCKKCRRIVAQEENLVGHEPGEGESCFEWKKRKNSKSSKTYDEHECSSIFVEPLQWMKSVEEGALEGKLSCVHCDARLGYFNWSGIQCSCGSWITPAFQLHKSRVDISVL from the exons ATGCCGTATTTGGTTAGAGAACGTCTTTTTATTGGTAATATTAATGACTCTGCTGAGATTCTTCAAGATGACAACACTGAGTTCAAATTTATTGTCTCTCTTCTTAACTCAACTTCGATATCGTTTTTCACTGAATGGCGGCCTTCTATTACTATAAATGCAAAAGAAATCAGGAAAGTGTTTGTTGGTGGTTCTGAAAATGCTTCTTCAACTTCTCAAGATGATGATAGTTTAGGTGGTAAATCACAAAAACTTTTGTATTCACTTGAAAATGCTGGAAAGGATTTGAAATTGGTGAGAATGGCAGTTCCAGTGAGAGATATGGAGAGTGAGAATTTATTGGATTATTTGGAGGTATGTTTGGATTTTATTGAGGACAGTAGAAAACAAGGATCTGTCTTAGTTCATTGCTTCGCAGGCGTATCGCGAAG CGCAGCTATTGTTACAGCATACCTGATGAGAAGTGAACAATTATCTCAGGAAG ATGCGCTTGAGTCTTTAAGAAAAAGCTGTGAGTTTGTTTGCCCCAATGATGGCTTTCTGGATCAG TTAAAAATGTTCGAAGAGATGGGTTTCAAAATTAATCGTGCAAGTACCATATACAAGCGATTTCAACTGAAAGTGATGG GCGATTCGTACAACAGAGGTGAGAGGATAGACAGTTCAAAATTTGGTGTCGATCCTGGGTTACCCACATCAACCATTTCTTCTGAGGTCTCCACATCTTCAGAAGAAGCAAAGCGAATGCCTGCTTACCGGTGCAAAAAGTGCAGGAGAATTGTTGCACAAGAAGAGAATCTAGTAGGGCATGAACCTGGAGAGGGTGAGTCATGCTTTGAGTGGAAAAAGCGTAAAAACTCCAAGTCATCAAAAACATATGATGAGCATGAGTGCTCTTCCATCTTTGTTGAGCCCCTGCAATGGATGAAGTCAG TGGAAGAAGGTGCATTGGAAGGAAAGCTATCATGTGTCCATTGTGATGCTCGCCTTGGTTACTTTAACTGGTCAGGCATCCAGTGCAGTTGCGGGAGTTGGATCACTCCGGCATTTCAACTCCACAAGAGTCGAGTTGATATCAGCGTCCTTTAG